One region of Thermoanaerobaculia bacterium genomic DNA includes:
- a CDS encoding 4a-hydroxytetrahydrobiopterin dehydratase, whose translation MSLREKRCVPCEGGVEPLSKAETKRLLAQVDGWKEKDRKLRKKVTFPDFRAAMAFLGKVADLAESEGHHPDFCVHYNRVDFTLWTHAILGLSENDFILASKIDEISHGQRSSRD comes from the coding sequence ATGTCGCTCAGGGAGAAACGATGCGTTCCATGCGAAGGAGGCGTCGAGCCGCTGTCGAAGGCGGAGACCAAACGCCTCCTCGCCCAGGTCGACGGATGGAAAGAGAAGGACCGGAAGCTCCGCAAGAAGGTCACGTTTCCGGATTTTCGGGCGGCGATGGCGTTTCTCGGCAAGGTGGCGGACCTCGCCGAATCGGAAGGGCATCATCCGGACTTCTGCGTGCACTACAACCGCGTCGACTTCACGCTGTGGACGCACGCGATCCTCGGCCTTTCCGAGAACGACTTCATCCTGGCGTCCAAGATCGATGAGATCTCGCACGGCCAGCGGAGCTCGCGGGATTGA